The Rhodothermales bacterium genome window below encodes:
- a CDS encoding aconitase X catalytic domain-containing protein, with amino-acid sequence MHLTDDDRALLAGDHGPAAQMAMSILVRMLPVYGVDRLLDISAAHIDSTVFMGDATMEFAERLAALGAKVRVPSTLNVSGVDEHGWEEWPVPGDHAMKAHRQMVAYRSMGTIPTWTCAPYQTEHRPVFGQQIASGESNAICFFNSVIGARTERYPDLLDICCAITGRAPAAGLHLTPNRAGTLLLRLEGVPRRLQEDDAFYPVLGHLIGRLAPNQVPVIEGLAVTPTEDQHKAVCAGAASSGAVALYHMTGITPEAPTTEAAFQGRAPARTVVVTPAMLRKALGELSTAQGDRLDMVVLGSPHFSLDEFRKLAPLVAGRTKHPDVTFLVTCSRAVREIAEQTGLLDAYRAFGGRITVDTCPLTTPMLPGSIKHMMTNSAKYAYYSPGLLNTQIAYGRLADCVESAVAGRILRDESLWNA; translated from the coding sequence ATGCACCTCACCGACGACGACCGCGCCCTCCTCGCCGGCGACCACGGCCCGGCCGCGCAGATGGCCATGTCGATTCTCGTGCGCATGCTGCCGGTCTACGGCGTCGACCGGCTGCTGGACATCAGCGCGGCGCACATCGATAGCACGGTGTTTATGGGGGATGCGACCATGGAATTCGCCGAGCGGCTGGCCGCCCTGGGCGCCAAGGTGCGGGTGCCCTCGACGCTCAACGTCAGCGGCGTCGACGAGCACGGGTGGGAGGAATGGCCTGTGCCGGGCGACCATGCCATGAAAGCGCACCGGCAGATGGTGGCCTACCGCTCGATGGGCACCATCCCGACGTGGACCTGCGCGCCGTACCAGACGGAGCATCGCCCGGTCTTCGGCCAACAGATCGCCTCGGGCGAGTCGAACGCCATCTGCTTCTTCAATTCGGTGATCGGCGCGCGGACGGAGCGGTATCCGGATCTGCTGGATATCTGCTGCGCCATCACGGGCCGGGCGCCGGCCGCCGGCCTCCATCTGACCCCCAACCGCGCCGGCACCCTCCTCCTGCGCCTCGAAGGCGTCCCCCGCCGGCTGCAGGAGGACGACGCCTTCTACCCCGTCCTCGGCCACCTGATCGGCCGGCTCGCACCGAACCAGGTGCCGGTCATCGAGGGACTGGCGGTGACGCCGACGGAAGATCAGCACAAGGCGGTCTGCGCCGGCGCCGCCTCGTCGGGCGCCGTGGCGCTGTATCATATGACCGGCATCACGCCCGAGGCGCCGACCACCGAGGCGGCGTTTCAGGGGCGCGCGCCGGCGCGGACCGTCGTCGTGACGCCGGCGATGCTGCGCAAGGCCCTCGGCGAGCTGAGCACGGCGCAGGGGGATCGGCTGGACATGGTCGTGCTCGGCAGCCCCCACTTTTCGCTCGACGAGTTCCGGAAGCTCGCCCCGCTCGTCGCCGGCAGGACGAAGCATCCCGATGTCACCTTCCTCGTCACCTGCAGCCGGGCCGTCCGCGAGATCGCGGAGCAAACCGGGCTGCTCGACGCCTACCGCGCCTTCGGCGGGCGCATCACCGTAGACACCTGCCCGCTGACCACGCCGATGCTGCCCGGATCCATCAAACACATGATGACCAACTCGGCGAAATATGCCTACTATTCGCCGGGGCTCCTCAACACGCAGATCGCCTACGGCCGGTTGGCCGACTGCGTCGAATCGGCCGTGGCGGGCCGCATCCTGCGGGACGAATCGTTATGGAACGCGTGA
- a CDS encoding DUF126 domain-containing protein, translated as MERVIKGRPVVPGEAEGPALVSDEPISFWGGYDQRTGEIIDRRHPLSGRIAAGCILVLPFTRGSSTSTAILLESVRAGVAPAAIVSMDVDTFMALASVVADEMYGRPIPIVALAEADFRQITAGARIRIEADGTLQLS; from the coding sequence ATGGAACGCGTGATCAAGGGCCGGCCGGTGGTGCCGGGCGAAGCCGAGGGGCCGGCGCTGGTGAGTGACGAGCCCATCAGTTTCTGGGGAGGATACGACCAGCGGACGGGCGAAATCATCGACCGCCGGCACCCGCTCTCCGGCCGGATCGCCGCCGGCTGCATCCTCGTCCTCCCCTTCACCCGCGGGTCGAGCACGTCGACGGCCATCCTGCTGGAATCCGTCCGCGCCGGCGTGGCGCCGGCCGCCATCGTCAGCATGGACGTCGACACCTTCATGGCGCTCGCCTCGGTGGTGGCCGACGAGATGTATGGCCGGCCGATCCCCATCGTGGCGCTTGCTGAGGCGGACTTCCGCCAGATCACCGCCGGCGCACGGATCCGGATCGAGGCAGACGGCACCCTCCAGCTCTCGTGA
- a CDS encoding T9SS type A sorting domain-containing protein codes for MKYGFQALCTLSMLCLVSDALYAQSFTPLGDLPGVNFSSLASGVSADGAVVVGVSNTDLNGANFAAFRWENGVMANLGDHLMRGSVAVGVSADGSIIAGESIDARNDPVPVRWVDGTLELLAIPGGEFRRARVRAISGDGTVIVGQHTDTAVNAIKWVQGEPSLLPSYEGHTNAIAYDVANDGSPIVGQGDVSFGTPHAVMWFNGGTIASDIHPPGWDRSSAQAVSADGNVIVGWVERGAAPNVDRKPFRWENGTLSVLETPGYATATAVSGDGSVVIGYDSSIPAPAIWTADDGWRNLITVSTEQQIDLQGFTQFYPPTAISDDGLTIAGSGVNAAGFNEAYLLKLAGPSQEDLVVNDTRDLEDDSASDEVCDVDANEAGEQCTLRAAIQEANRRGGGTITFDLPGSAVPSIQIGDVGLPPVESRITLDATTQSGGWVELVGPGVESASEITGIEIASGGGGSIVRGLVIHGFRKSGIALASGADGNVIEGNRIGTDVTGTLARGNGMGTSILPYSDFNFDPTVGGINWPGLLIESSNNRIEGNTIAGNYGPSLFSGNTGVDVLILPYADTNVLVGNRIGVGVDDEPIALPTPSDLFDIYIGLWILGAKNNHIGEGGEPGGPTSCQLSTCNRIAGHQVEIRLGTRDSKWPVPTSGTLITGNVIGKRLPTRGMQTNTGIQSWRAQSPQIANNSIYGFTHGVVLEETEGAVVQGNFITSDELKVAVSVERESQGALRTGLFFSGRTTVHQNRIVSPSIAVLANPGDVITNNTLSGGSADVSVYTFDESTSPSARISQNTHSSSSTRMESIFLGGVDYQGGAITPRPNRYERRNDWLDTDGYQNAPVISFAKREGTAVTVGGTLRSNALASSYLIEAFACEEIGRFCTLTYIGKSEIIASIPYTGFRFTLPDVPAGIKYLGFTATREDNAATSEMVGGPTIVSTDAFSEAEIRVAPGSQVSAQGMTLTLRGGPEKRARHTPGDTATVFVTRYDLLPDTSMYAEASAMSSSGALVQPSAVAARTWYLGELGLSEQTRGPDDAIPFDLCFDASDVVVATALESVVVMQRPGGAALAWQPLATDLLEENGTPYLCAGGLRTLGEFGFGGEAMAFPVVRENETGEWPASIELSSAYPNPFQASTTFTLSMPLAGFASIRVYDVVGRHVATLFEGGMNAGTHIVRFDADRFASGVYFIRAEAHGVGQTRSVTLMR; via the coding sequence ATGAAATACGGTTTCCAGGCGCTCTGTACTTTGAGCATGCTCTGTCTCGTTTCGGATGCCCTCTATGCCCAGTCATTTACCCCGCTCGGGGACTTGCCAGGGGTCAATTTTAGTAGCCTGGCTTCGGGTGTGTCAGCTGACGGAGCCGTGGTCGTCGGTGTGAGCAACACCGACCTGAACGGGGCCAACTTTGCGGCATTTCGTTGGGAGAACGGGGTGATGGCGAACCTGGGCGACCATCTCATGCGCGGCAGTGTGGCTGTAGGCGTCTCCGCCGATGGGAGCATCATCGCAGGTGAATCCATAGACGCCAGAAACGACCCGGTCCCGGTGCGATGGGTCGATGGCACCCTGGAACTGCTCGCCATTCCCGGCGGTGAATTTCGACGGGCCCGAGTACGGGCGATTTCAGGTGATGGCACCGTGATCGTCGGTCAGCATACGGACACGGCTGTCAATGCCATCAAATGGGTACAGGGCGAACCCTCGCTGCTGCCCTCCTATGAAGGGCATACGAACGCTATAGCCTACGATGTCGCGAACGATGGTAGCCCGATCGTCGGCCAGGGTGATGTCTCCTTTGGGACTCCTCATGCCGTAATGTGGTTTAATGGGGGTACAATAGCCAGCGACATACACCCCCCCGGGTGGGACAGGTCGAGTGCTCAGGCTGTTTCAGCAGACGGCAATGTCATTGTGGGCTGGGTGGAGCGTGGGGCCGCTCCGAATGTCGACAGGAAGCCATTTCGTTGGGAGAATGGTACGCTTTCGGTTCTTGAAACCCCGGGGTACGCGACCGCGACCGCGGTGTCGGGCGATGGGTCGGTGGTTATCGGATACGATTCAAGCATCCCGGCTCCCGCTATCTGGACCGCAGACGACGGCTGGCGTAACCTGATCACGGTATCGACCGAACAGCAAATTGACCTGCAAGGCTTTACCCAGTTCTATCCACCAACCGCCATTTCAGACGACGGACTGACCATCGCGGGGTCGGGCGTCAATGCCGCCGGCTTTAATGAAGCCTACCTCTTGAAACTGGCCGGGCCGTCGCAGGAGGACCTTGTCGTAAACGACACACGCGACCTGGAAGACGATTCTGCGAGCGACGAGGTCTGCGACGTGGATGCAAACGAAGCCGGCGAACAATGCACGCTGCGTGCGGCCATCCAGGAGGCGAACCGGCGCGGGGGAGGCACCATCACGTTCGACCTGCCGGGAAGCGCCGTGCCATCCATCCAGATTGGGGACGTGGGTCTTCCTCCCGTTGAATCCAGGATTACCCTGGACGCGACCACGCAAAGCGGCGGCTGGGTCGAGCTGGTTGGCCCCGGCGTGGAGAGCGCTTCGGAGATTACGGGCATTGAGATTGCGTCCGGCGGCGGCGGTTCCATCGTGCGTGGGCTGGTGATTCATGGATTCCGGAAAAGCGGCATCGCCCTCGCATCCGGAGCCGACGGTAACGTGATCGAGGGAAACCGAATCGGCACGGATGTAACCGGCACGCTGGCTCGAGGAAACGGGATGGGGACGTCCATACTCCCCTATTCCGACTTCAACTTCGATCCTACGGTGGGCGGTATCAACTGGCCTGGACTGCTTATCGAATCATCAAACAACCGGATCGAAGGAAACACCATCGCCGGCAACTACGGCCCCTCTCTCTTCAGCGGAAACACAGGTGTTGACGTACTCATCCTGCCGTATGCGGATACCAATGTACTGGTTGGAAATCGAATCGGCGTAGGGGTCGACGACGAGCCGATTGCGTTACCCACGCCGTCTGACTTATTTGATATTTATATCGGACTCTGGATTCTAGGCGCGAAGAACAACCACATCGGAGAGGGTGGAGAACCAGGAGGCCCTACTTCTTGCCAACTCAGTACGTGCAACAGGATCGCGGGACACCAGGTCGAAATCCGGCTTGGAACGCGCGACTCTAAGTGGCCCGTTCCAACTTCCGGAACCCTTATCACGGGCAATGTGATCGGCAAGAGGCTTCCTACCCGTGGGATGCAGACGAACACGGGCATACAAAGCTGGCGCGCGCAGTCGCCGCAAATCGCAAACAACTCCATCTATGGTTTTACCCACGGCGTGGTCCTGGAGGAAACGGAAGGAGCCGTTGTGCAGGGCAACTTTATCACGTCGGATGAGCTGAAAGTGGCTGTATCCGTGGAGCGGGAGTCGCAAGGCGCACTCAGGACGGGCTTGTTCTTCAGCGGGAGGACGACGGTGCACCAGAACCGGATTGTTTCCCCGTCCATTGCCGTCCTGGCCAATCCCGGCGACGTGATTACGAACAATACCCTGTCCGGCGGCAGCGCGGACGTATCGGTCTATACATTTGACGAATCTACCTCCCCGTCCGCACGCATTTCCCAGAACACGCATTCGTCGTCAAGTACCCGCATGGAATCGATTTTCCTGGGTGGGGTCGACTACCAGGGTGGAGCGATAACACCCCGACCGAATCGATATGAGCGGCGCAACGACTGGTTGGATACCGACGGCTACCAGAACGCACCGGTTATCAGCTTCGCGAAGAGGGAAGGAACGGCCGTGACCGTAGGAGGAACCCTACGGTCGAATGCCCTGGCATCGTCCTATCTGATAGAGGCCTTCGCCTGCGAAGAAATCGGCAGATTTTGTACGCTCACCTACATCGGCAAATCCGAGATTATTGCTTCGATACCCTATACCGGCTTCCGATTTACCCTTCCGGATGTCCCTGCCGGCATTAAATACCTGGGGTTTACGGCCACACGTGAGGACAATGCCGCCACGAGCGAAATGGTTGGCGGCCCCACGATCGTGTCGACAGATGCTTTTTCCGAAGCAGAGATCCGTGTCGCGCCGGGGAGCCAGGTGAGCGCGCAAGGAATGACACTCACCCTGAGAGGAGGCCCGGAGAAACGTGCCCGGCACACCCCGGGCGATACCGCTACCGTGTTTGTGACCCGGTACGATCTATTGCCCGACACCAGCATGTATGCAGAGGCGTCGGCTATGTCATCGAGCGGTGCCTTGGTACAACCGTCGGCTGTCGCGGCACGAACCTGGTATCTGGGTGAATTGGGCTTGAGCGAACAAACGCGTGGCCCGGATGATGCCATCCCCTTTGACCTGTGTTTCGACGCAAGCGACGTTGTAGTCGCTACCGCCCTTGAGTCTGTCGTCGTCATGCAGCGGCCCGGAGGCGCCGCGTTGGCGTGGCAACCGTTGGCGACGGACTTGCTGGAAGAAAATGGAACTCCCTATCTCTGTGCCGGCGGACTGCGAACCCTGGGAGAGTTCGGATTCGGTGGAGAGGCGATGGCTTTTCCGGTTGTGCGCGAAAATGAAACGGGCGAATGGCCCGCGTCCATTGAATTATCTTCGGCGTATCCCAACCCCTTCCAGGCGAGCACTACGTTCACCCTTTCAATGCCCCTGGCTGGATTCGCGTCGATTCGGGTGTACGATGTCGTCGGGCGTCACGTGGCCACCCTGTTCGAAGGCGGTATGAACGCCGGCACGCACATCGTCCGCTTTGATGCGGACCGGTTTGCCAGCGGCGTCTATTTTATCCGGGCGGAGGCCCACGGCGTCGGCCAGACGCGGAGCGTCACGCTGATGAGGTGA